A window of Micromonospora sp. WMMC415 genomic DNA:
ATCCGGCGGAGGTTGCGCACCATCCGGAGACCGTCGTTGATGACGGCGGGCAGCCGATCACCGAAGATCAGCAGCGCCAGGAGCAGCAGCGCACCGATCTCCCACCAGTTCAGGTTGTCGAACACTGCGCGGGCCTCCTCTCGGCGTCACCGCAAGCCTACGCACGTCGTAGGCCACCCGGGGAGGGGGTGCGGGCGTCACTTCACGTCTGCGGCGAGCGTCACCGAGGCGTTCTGCTGGGACGTGCCCCGACGGTACTCGACGGTCACCACGGATCCAGGCGCGAACTTGCGGACCAGGGCGATCAGGTCGGTGGGCTCGGTCATCGGACGCCCGTTGAGCTTGAGGATCACGTCGCCGGCCTTCAGCCCGGCGCCCGCCGCGGGGCCGGACGGCTCCACCGAGTTCAGCCGTACGCCGGCATTCGCGCCCAGGCCGGGGCCACCGACCTGGGCGCCGATCACCGTACGCCGGGCCTTGCCGGTGCCGATGATGTCCTGGGTGATCCGTTTGGCCTGGTTGATGGGAATGGCGAAGGCGAGCCCGATGTTGCCCGCCTCCTGCCCGTCCGCGACAAGTGACTTGATCGTGGAGTTGACGCCGATCACCCGGCCGGCGCCGTCGATCAGTGGACCGCCGGAGTTGCCGTGGTTGACCGCCGCGTCGGTCTGGATCGCCGCGTAGTAGCGGGTCGGGCCGCCCGGCTCACCCGCCTGCATGGTGCGGTCGAGGGCACTGATGATGCCCGCGGTGACCGTGTTGGCCAGCGAGAGCGGCGAGCCGATGGCGAGCACCGGGTCGCCCACGGCAAGCGCGTCGGAGTCGCCGAACTCCACCGGCCGCAGGCCGCTCCTGGCGACCTTGATGACCGCGATGTCGGATTCCGGGTCCTGCCCGACGACGGTGGCCGGGGCCGTGCTGCCGTCGTTGAAGACCACGGAGGCCCGGCCGGTCGCACCCGCCACCACGTGGTCGTTGGTGATCACGTGGCCGTCGGCGCTGACGATGAACCCGGAGCCCTCGCTCGTCCCGCCGAGACTGGCCACGCGGACCGTGACCACGCTCGGCAGGACCCGTTCCGCCACCCCGGCCAGCGACTCCGGCTTCCGCTGCGCCAACTCCGGCGGTTGCACCGGGCCGGCACCGAGCACGGACCCCGCGCCACCGCCGCCGCGAACGGCGAACGCGTACCCGAGGGCACCGCCCAGCGCGCCCGCGAGCAGGGCGGTGATCAGCGGGATGAGGAGCAGGTGCCGCAGCGCCGGCCGACCGGGGGCGTCCGGGTCGGTCACCGGCTCCGGCTCGCCGGCGGCGGCCGGCGCCGCGGGCACCACCACCGCCGCGGGCGCCGCCGGGTCACGCCACGGGTCGGCGAGCGCGTCGGACCACCAGGGTGAGGCCGTGCCACCGGTACCGCCCGGCGGCGACACCGCCGGCGGGTGCGCGGGCGGTGGCGGGCCCGCCGGTCCGGGGCTCGTCCCGGGCTGGCGCCAGTCCCAGCCGTCGGTCACGTCGTTGCCTCCCACTCGTCCCCGGGCCCGTCCACGCGGCCCTCGGGCCGCCCCGTCCGATCGGACGGACGCCGCTTCCAGGATTACACGGATGCCGTGAGTGGGGTCAGCGGTTGCCGCGCGTGATCGTCGATGCCGGGACGCCCGGCTGCGCCCGTCACGTGTCACATCTAGGCTCACAGTGCCCACTCGACCCGTACCACATGTGCCGCCCGGAGGTGTCCCATCGCCACGGTCGCCGGTTCCGGTCCGTCGACGGCTCAGGCCCTGCAGTTCGCCGAGTCGTACGTGACCGAGGATCTCGTGCTCCGCACGGCCCGCAGTCTCGCCCGTGAGGTCGGCCTCGACGCGGTGACGCCCGGCGCCGGCGCGGCGCTGCGGCTGCTGGCCGCCGCGGGGAACGCGCGCGCGGTCGTGGAGATCGGCACCGGAACCGGCGTCAGCGGCCTCTGGCTGCTGCGCGGAATGCGCCCCGACGGCGTGCTCACCACCATCGACGTCGAGGTGGAGCATCAGCGGATCGCCCGCCGGATCTTCGCCGAGGCCGGCTTCCCCGCCGGCCGGACGCGGATCATTACCGGCCGGGCGCTGGATGTCCTCCCCCGCCTCGCCGACGGGGCGTACGACCTGGTCTTCGTCGACGCCGAGTCGACCGGCTTCGCCGCCTGCGTGGACGCCGCCCAGCGGCTGCTGCGCCCGGGCGGGGTGCTCGCGCTCAACGGCACGCTGGCCGGCGGCCGGATCGGCGACCCGGCGGCCCGGGACGTGGAGACGGTGACGATCCGGGAGACGGTCAAGGCGATCCGCGAGTCGGAGCACTGGATCCCCGCCCTGCTGCCGGTCGGCCACGGCCTGCTCGCCGCCGTGCGCTGCTGAGCGCGCCGCCGCCGGCCCGGCACGACAGCCCGTCCGGCGTCGGCCCGGCCCCCGTCGGTCCGGGGCCGGTCGGCGCCGTCGGGCGGCTCAGCGCAGCGTGTCCAGCCAGCGCAGCAGCGAGCGTACGCCCCAACCGGTCGCGCCCCTGGTCAGCTCCGCGTCGTCGCCGTCCGCCCAGGACGGCGCGGACATGTCCACGTGCACCCACCGGTCGCGCAGCTCGCCGGTGAACTCGCGCAGGTACAGGGCCGCCACCACCGACCCGGCGCCCTGGTTCGGCGCACTGTACAGGTCGGCGAGGTCGCTGCCCAGGTACTCGACGTAGTCGGCGGGCAGCGGCATCCGCCACGCCGCCTCGCCGGCCGCCTCGACCGCCGCCAGCACGTCGCCGGCGAGCCGGTCGTTCTCGCTGTAGAGGGCGCCGGTCCGCTTGCCGAGCGCCACCGCGTTCGCCCCGGTCAGCGTGGCCAGGTCGACCAGCACGTCCGGTCGCAGCTCACGGACCGCGTACGCGAGGGCGTCGGCGAGGACCAGTCGTCCCTCGGCGTCGGAGTTGGTGGTCTCGCTGGTCAGGCCGCCGTAGTGGTGGACGATGTCGCCCGGCCGGAACGCCGAGCCGCTGACCATGTTCTCGGCCAACGGCGCGAGCGCGGTGACCCGCACCGGCAGCCGCAGCGCCGCGGCGCCGACGGTGGCCGCCACCACCGCGGCCGCCCCGGCCATGTCCTTGCGCATCAGCTTCATCGCCGGCACCGGCTTGATCGAGATGCCGCCGGTGTCGAAGGTGATGCCCTTGCCGACCAGCACCACGTGGGTGCGGGCGTCGGCCGGCCGCCAGTCCAACTCGACCAGGCGCGGGCCGTGGGCCGAGCCGCCGCCCACGGCGAGAATGCCGCCGAAGCCCTCGGCGGCCAGTTCGGCCGGCTCGCGTACCCGCAGGTGCAGGTCCGGCGCCCCGGCGGCGTGGGCGGCCACCTGTCCGGCGAACCACTCGGGGTTCTTCACCGACGACGGGGTGTTGGTCAGGTCGCGGGCCCACCGGGTCAGCCGGGCGGTGGTCCGGGCCGTCTCGACCACGGCGGCGTAGCGGTCCGGGTCGGCCACCAGCAGGTCGACCCCGGTGAGCGCGGGCACACCGCCGGCGTCGGTCAGCCGGAACCGGTACGACGCCAGTAGCAGCCCCTCGTAGATGCCCCGGACGGCGGCCGGCGACGCGTCCGGCGGCAGCGCGATCGTGACGTGCGTCTCATCCGCGACGGCGCGGACCAGCGCGGCGCCGGCCCGCCGCCAGCTTCCCTCCTCGCCGTCACCGATCCCGAGCAGGACCAGCACGCCGGGGGTCCGCCCCGGGCGGAACTGGGTGCGGACCTCACCGGCGCGGCCGGTGGAGCGGGCGGCCGGGGCCAGCGCGGCGGCCTCGTCGGCGACGCCGTCGGGCAGCGTCACCGCGGTCGGTACGGGCACGGCCGGTGCGTCGTCGCCCGCCCCCTCCCCGCCCGGACAAAGGGGCAGGACGAGCGTGTCGAGGCGCTCAGGCTCGGCGACCAGACGGATGGCGAGCACGCGGGACCGTACCTCCAGGACTGAGATCGCGCGGAGCGGGAGTGACCCGGGCGCCCCACGCCGGTGAAACCCTGAGCCACCGGCCGGGCCGGTGGCTCAGGGTATGACGAACCGTCCGGGCGGCGGACGCCGCCCAAACCGCTCCTTGATCAGCCGGCGGCCGCCTTCAGCGCGTCACCGAGCGCGTTGGCCTCGTCGGGAGTCATCTCGACGACGAGCCGGCCACCGCCCTCCAGCGGGACCCGCATGACGATGCCCCGGCCCTCCTTGGTGACTTCCAGCGGACCGTCGCCCGTCCGCGGCTTCATCGCCGCCATGTTGTCTCCCCTCAGACCTGAACCAGGGTCGGTGGGTTGCCCCACAGCCACTTCGCCACGACCATCCGCAACCTGTGCGGAGGTGTCGACCAACGATTTTCCCTGATGAACACCGCCGGACCCAAACCGAGGCAGCATTGATGTAACAGCATCTAGCTTATCTTGAGAAGGCCTGTCACAATGTGCGGTCATGCAGGCACGGTCGGCACTCTTCGACCTGTACGGTGACTACCTCCGGCCCCGGGGCGGCCGGGCGCCGGTCGCCGCCCTGGTCAAGCTGCTGGCGCCGCTCGGCATCGCGCCGCCCGCGGTGCGGACGGCGGTCTCGCGCATGGTGCGCCAGGGATGGCTGGAGCCGCTCCGGATGGCCTCCGGGCCGGGCTACGCCATCACACCAAAAGCCGCCCGCCGGCTCGACGAGGCGGCGGCGCGCATCTACCGCACCGGCCGGATCACCTGGGACGGGCGGTTCGACCTGCTCGTCCTGGAGGCGCCGGCCTCCCGGCGCGAGCGGCAACGCCTCGCCGCCAACCTGAGCTTCCTCGGCTACGGCACCCTCGACGAGTGCACCTGGGTGGCGACCCGTCCCGGCGAGGACGTGGACCTGCTGCTGGAGGAGGCGGGGGTGCGCTACGAGCGGTTCACCGCCGCCCACTCCGCCGGCACACCGGGAGCAATGGGTGTCGTCCGCCGGGCGTGGGACCTGGCCGAGATCGGCCGGGCGTACGAGCAGTTCGTCGCCGAGCAGCGGCCGCTGCTGTCCGGCGTCACCGTCCGCAGCCCCGACGAGGAGGCGTACGCGGCCCGGTTCCGGCTCGTGCACGCGTGGCGTACCTTCCTGTTCCGGGACCCGCAGCTGCCGCCAGCACTGCTCCCCGAGCGTTGGCCGGGCACCGCGGCGGCCAGCTTCTTCGACCGGCACGCGGCCCGGCTGCGGCCGGCCGCCGACCGGTACGTCGAGCACTGCCTCGACGCCGGCAACCGCATCGCCCGACAGAAGGGTCGTTGACACCGTGACCGAGCCGCTGCTCGTCGACCGCACCGACGCCGTCGTCACCCTGACGCTGAACCGGCCGACGGCCATGAACGCGCTCGACGTGGCGCTCAAGGAGGCCCTGCGGGACACCCTCGCCGAGCTGGAGAGCGACCGGACCTGCCGGGCGGTGGTGCTGGCCGGGGCGGGCGGCTCGTTCTCCGCCGGTCAGGACCTGCGCGAGCACGTGAAGACCCTGGAGTCGACCGAGGGCAACCCGCTCGACACCGTCCGGGCGCACTACAACCCGATCGCCGCCCGGCTGGCGAACCTGCCCAAGCCGGTCGTCGCCGCCGTGCGGGGCATGGCCGCCGGCGCGGGCGCCTCGCTGGCCTTCCTCGCCGACATCCGCATCGGCGGGCCCTCGACCAGCTTCCTGATGGCGTTCGCCAAGGTCGGGCTCGCCGCCGACACCGGCGCGTCCTGGACGCTGCCGCGGCTGGTCGGTCACGCCAAGGCCGTCGAGCTGCTGATGCTCGCCGAGCCGGTCCGCGCCGAGGCGGCCTGCCAGCTGGGCCTGCTCAACCGGCTGGTCGCCGACGACGAGGAGGTGCTGCCGACCGCCCAGGAGCTGGCTGCCCGGCTCGCCGCCGGCCCGACGGTCGCGTACGGGGCCATCAAGCGGCAGCTCTCCATCGCCGACGCGGGCACCCTCGCCGACGCCCTCGCCGCCGAGGCGCAGGCGCAGTCGATCTGCGGGGCCACCGCCGACCACCGCTCGGCCACCATGGCGTTCGTCAACAAGCAGAAGCCGGTCTTCGAGGGCCACTGACGCGAACCGCTCCGGTCAGGGGCGGCCCTCCGGTCAGTCGTCCTCCTCCGGGTCCTGGTTGGCCTCCTCGCCGAGGACGAACGCCTGCATCGCCAGCTCGTCGCCGGACGGCGAGACGAACGCGGGCAGTTCGCGGGGGCCCAACTCCTGCACGTACGACCAGAACAGCCCGACCGCCTCCGCCGGCGACGCGGCCTCGATCGGCAGGTCCAGGCTGACCAGCCAGGTGCGCCGTGGCGGGGGCGGGCCGAGCCGGTCGGCCAGGTCCCGGAAGGCGGCCGGGGCCAGCGCGGTGAGCGGCCCGGCCAGCTCCAGCGCGTCGACGAGCACCGGCCCGTCGAAGGCCCGCCGGGTGTACGCGACCACGAGCCGCGGCCCGACGCGGTCGGACAGCGGGTCCTCCGGCACCTCCGGGCGACGGTCGCCGGCGTCGGTGACCCGGCCCAGCGCGACCAGCCGGAGCGGCTCGTCGGCGAGCACCGCGATCCGGTCGCCGAGGCGGGGCCGGGGCTCGTCGTCGAGCCCGGTGAGTTCCAGGGTGTCGTGGTGGACGAGCCGCTCGGCCTCGTACCGGTCGGGCGGCAGCAGCACGGCCCAGGTGCCCGTGCCGTCGGCGTGGGTCGTCCGGTCGGTCCGGTACGCGGCGTCGGTCGTCATGCTCCCCATCCCATCACGTCGCCTCCGGAGCGGACACGTGGCAGCCGGCGAGATGGTCGTCCACCATGCCGGTGGCCTGCATCAGCGCGTACGCCGTGGTCGGGCCGACGAAGCGGAAGCCCCGCTTCTTGAGCGCCTTGGCCATCGCGGTGGATTCGGCGGTCAGCGCCGGAACCTCGGCGAACGAGGTCGGGCGTGCCGACCGGGGCGGCGGGACGAAGGACCACAGCAGGGCGGAGAGCCCGTCCGGCAGGTCCAGCGCGGCGCGCGCGTTGGCGACCGCCGCCTCGATCTTGGCGCGGTTGCGGACGATGCCCGCGTCGGCGAGGAGGCGGGCGACGTCCGCCTCGGTGAAGGCGGCCACCGACTCGATCCGGAACCCGTCGAAGGCCTGCCGGAACGCCGGACGCTTCCGCAGGATGGTGAGCCAGGACAGGCCCGACTGGAACGCCTCCAACGTCATCCGCTCGTAGAGCGCGTCGTCGCCGCGCACCGGCCGGCCCCACTCGGTGTCGTGGTAGACGGCGTAGTCGGGGGTGCTCGCCCCCCAGGCGCAGCGCGGCAGCCCGTCGGCGCCGATCACCAGGTCAGTCACGCGTCAACGCTAGGGCAGCCCACCGACGCACCCATTGCCTGGCGGCCCGCCCGCTGCCTATGGTGCTCGTTACCAAGCGGTAGCTGTGACGGTCGGCACAGGAACGGCACGGGGAGGCCGCCGAGATGAAGGATTTCCCGGACGTCATCACCTGGTCGATCCCGGCCTTCCTGCTGCTCATCGTGCTGGAGCGGATCTCGTACCTGATCCACCGCGACGACGACGAGGTGGGCTACGGCGCCGCCGACACGGCCACCAGCCTCGCCATGGGGCTGGGCAGCGTCTTCACCGACCTGCTCTGGAAGGTTCCGGTCGCCGCCGCGTACGCGCTGCTCTACACGCTCACCCCGCTGCGGCTCGCCGAGATGTGGTGGACCTGGCCGCTGATCCTGCTGGGTCAGGACTTCTGCTACTACTGGTCGCACCGGGGGCATCACGTCATCCGCATCCTGTGGGCGTCGCACGTGGTGCACCACTCGTCGCAGCGGTTCAACCTCTCCACCGCGCTGCGCCAGCCCTGGACGGGCCTCACCAGTTGGGTCTTCTACATCCCGCTGATCCTCGCCGGCGTCCACCCGGCCGTGCTGGCGTTCTGCGGTTCGCTCAACCTGCTCTACCAGTTCTGGATCCACACCGAACGGATCGACCGGCTGCCCCGCTGGTACGAGTTCGTCTTCAACACCCCGTCGCACCATCGGGTCCACCACGCCTCCCAGGGCGGCTACCTGGACCGCAACTTCGGCGGCATCCTGATCGTCTGGGACCGGCTGTTCGGCACGTTCGCGCCGGAGCGGGAGCGGTGCGTCTACGGGCTCACCAAGAACATCGCCACCTACAACCCGGTTCGGGTGGCCTTCCACGAGTACGCCGCGATCGCCCGTGACGTGCGCGCGGCGACGAGTTGGCGGAACCGGGCGGGGCACCTGTTCGGTACGCCCGGCTGGCAGCCGGAGCCGGCGGTCGCGGCGCAGGACCCGGCGGTCACCGCACCGGCGTCGGCCACGCCGCCCGCGCCCGCGACGACCCGCTGACCACCCGGTCGCCGCCTTTGCTCTGCTTCAACCCACGCAATGATTTCGGCGCGAGACCGTTGCGCCCGTTGAAGCAGAGCAAAGGGGGCCGGGCGGGAGTGCGCCGGCTGCGCGGCGGTCCGGCCGCCGGGACACGGTTGACGGACGGCGGGGCGCGGCGGATCTCGATGGTCAGGGGAGGCGGCCCTGCTCGACCATCCGGCCGAAGCGCTTCAGCGCCTGGGTGAGGCCGACCTTCGACCCGGGCCACAGCAGCGGCCAGACGACCCGTCCGGCGGCACCGCCGGGCAGGTGGAACCACTCGTGCCAGACGACCTGCGTCCGGTCCCCGGCCAGCGGCGTGCAGCGCAGCACGCCCGGGCCCCGCAGCAGCTTCCCGCAGTGCACCACGCCGACCTCGTACGGCGCGTCCACCCGGACCACCCGCATCTCGTCGCGGAGCGCGGCCGGCCCGACCGCGGTGACCGCCTCCACCAGGCTGCCCTCGCCCCCGTCGCCCTCGACCACCCGCACCCGGGTGAACGGGATCCAGTCCGACTGGCGTTCCCAGGCGGTCAGGGCCGCGAAGACCCGTTCCGCGGGCGCCCTGACGATCACGGTGGCGGTGACCTCGGCGGCGCCGGGTTGCGCCGCCTCGCGAAGGTTCTCCGCGCCGTCCTCGGCTCTCACGCCGACTCCGAGCGCACCACCGGGCCGTGCTCGCCGAGCTGGCCCGTACCGGCCGCGTCGGCGTCCGGCCCGGACCCACCGCCGGGCGGCGGGGCGGCGCCGTTGGCGCCGGCCACCGCCGCGGCGGCCGGAGCGCCGGTGCGGTCGGCCGGGTCGGCGGGCGGGAGAGCCGCGGCGTCGGGCGGCGCCGGCTGCGCGCCGGCCGCCTTCTCACGGGCGCTGCGCAGCGCGTCGGCCTCGGCGGTGCGCCCCTCGCGCAACGCCGCGACCTCCGCCTCCAGCACGCCGATCAACTCCGACTTGTAGCCGATGTCGTACGCCGCCCGGCGCATCGCCTGGTCGACCTGGGCCATCCGGTACCCGCGCAGGGCCGTGTCGAACCGGACCTCCCCGATGTCGGACTCGCGCAGCGGGCGGGTGCCGGGCAGGGGGACGGCCTTCCCGTCCGGCTCGGCCGGCGCGAGGCCCGGATCCCGACCGGTGACCAGCACCGTCACCCCGAACACGACCGCCGCGACGGTCAGCGCCACGACCAGCAGGAGCAGAACCTGACCCATGCACAGATCGTGGCATGTCGAACGGACCGGGGCGACCCCACCACCCCAGCGACTCCTCACCTGCGGCGACGAGGGCGACCGGTCGGTCCGGCCCGCCCGGGCACCGGCTAGCGTCGTGGCCGGCCGGGCACCGGCTAGCGTCGTGGTCGGCCGGACGGCCGGCGGCGAAGATCCTCGGGAGGCGGGATGGCGGGCGCGCTTCGGCTCGGCGGGCGGACGTTCGGCCCCGGTGACCTGGTGGTCATGGCGATCGTCAACCGCACACCGGACTCGTTCTTCGACCGGGGGGCGACCTTCGCCCTGGACAGCGCGCTGCGCGCGGTCGAGCGTGCGGTCGCCGACGGCGCCGACATCATCGACATCGGCGGGGTCAAGGCCGGCCCGGGCGCCGAGGTGGACGCGACGGAGGAGATCCGCCGTACCGTCGACACCATCGCCGCCGTGCGAGCCGCCTTCCCCGACGTGGTGATCTCGATCGACACCTGGCGCGCGGAGGTGGCGGTGGAGGCGGTCGCCGCGGGCGCGGACCTGCTGAACGACACGTGGTCGGGCGCCGACCCGGCGCTGGCCCGGGTCGCGGCCGAGACCGGCGCGGGACTGGTCTGCTCCCACGCGGGCGGGCTGACGCCGCGGACCCGGCCGCACCGGGCCGCCTTCGACGACGTGGTGGCCGACGTGGTCGCGACGGTGACCGGGCTCGCCGAGCGCGCGGTCACGCTGGGGGTGCGGCGGGACGGCATCCTCATCGACCCCGCGCACGACTTCGGCAAGAACACCCGTCACTCGCTGGAGATCACCCGCCGGCTGGACGAGCTGACCGACACGGGCTGGCCGCTGCTGGTCGCCCTGTCGAACAAGGACTTCGTGGGCGAGACGCTGGACCTGCCGGTCGCCGAGCGGCTGGAGGGGACGCTCGCCGCCACCG
This region includes:
- a CDS encoding S1C family serine protease, encoding MTDGWDWRQPGTSPGPAGPPPPAHPPAVSPPGGTGGTASPWWSDALADPWRDPAAPAAVVVPAAPAAAGEPEPVTDPDAPGRPALRHLLLIPLITALLAGALGGALGYAFAVRGGGGAGSVLGAGPVQPPELAQRKPESLAGVAERVLPSVVTVRVASLGGTSEGSGFIVSADGHVITNDHVVAGATGRASVVFNDGSTAPATVVGQDPESDIAVIKVARSGLRPVEFGDSDALAVGDPVLAIGSPLSLANTVTAGIISALDRTMQAGEPGGPTRYYAAIQTDAAVNHGNSGGPLIDGAGRVIGVNSTIKSLVADGQEAGNIGLAFAIPINQAKRITQDIIGTGKARRTVIGAQVGGPGLGANAGVRLNSVEPSGPAAGAGLKAGDVILKLNGRPMTEPTDLIALVRKFAPGSVVTVEYRRGTSQQNASVTLAADVK
- a CDS encoding O-methyltransferase; translation: MTEDLVLRTARSLAREVGLDAVTPGAGAALRLLAAAGNARAVVEIGTGTGVSGLWLLRGMRPDGVLTTIDVEVEHQRIARRIFAEAGFPAGRTRIITGRALDVLPRLADGAYDLVFVDAESTGFAACVDAAQRLLRPGGVLALNGTLAGGRIGDPAARDVETVTIRETVKAIRESEHWIPALLPVGHGLLAAVRC
- a CDS encoding M17 family metallopeptidase encodes the protein MLAIRLVAEPERLDTLVLPLCPGGEGAGDDAPAVPVPTAVTLPDGVADEAAALAPAARSTGRAGEVRTQFRPGRTPGVLVLLGIGDGEEGSWRRAGAALVRAVADETHVTIALPPDASPAAVRGIYEGLLLASYRFRLTDAGGVPALTGVDLLVADPDRYAAVVETARTTARLTRWARDLTNTPSSVKNPEWFAGQVAAHAAGAPDLHLRVREPAELAAEGFGGILAVGGGSAHGPRLVELDWRPADARTHVVLVGKGITFDTGGISIKPVPAMKLMRKDMAGAAAVVAATVGAAALRLPVRVTALAPLAENMVSGSAFRPGDIVHHYGGLTSETTNSDAEGRLVLADALAYAVRELRPDVLVDLATLTGANAVALGKRTGALYSENDRLAGDVLAAVEAAGEAAWRMPLPADYVEYLGSDLADLYSAPNQGAGSVVAALYLREFTGELRDRWVHVDMSAPSWADGDDAELTRGATGWGVRSLLRWLDTLR
- a CDS encoding DUF3117 domain-containing protein; amino-acid sequence: MAAMKPRTGDGPLEVTKEGRGIVMRVPLEGGGRLVVEMTPDEANALGDALKAAAG
- a CDS encoding PaaX family transcriptional regulator C-terminal domain-containing protein, producing MQARSALFDLYGDYLRPRGGRAPVAALVKLLAPLGIAPPAVRTAVSRMVRQGWLEPLRMASGPGYAITPKAARRLDEAAARIYRTGRITWDGRFDLLVLEAPASRRERQRLAANLSFLGYGTLDECTWVATRPGEDVDLLLEEAGVRYERFTAAHSAGTPGAMGVVRRAWDLAEIGRAYEQFVAEQRPLLSGVTVRSPDEEAYAARFRLVHAWRTFLFRDPQLPPALLPERWPGTAAASFFDRHAARLRPAADRYVEHCLDAGNRIARQKGR
- a CDS encoding enoyl-CoA hydratase-related protein codes for the protein MTEPLLVDRTDAVVTLTLNRPTAMNALDVALKEALRDTLAELESDRTCRAVVLAGAGGSFSAGQDLREHVKTLESTEGNPLDTVRAHYNPIAARLANLPKPVVAAVRGMAAGAGASLAFLADIRIGGPSTSFLMAFAKVGLAADTGASWTLPRLVGHAKAVELLMLAEPVRAEAACQLGLLNRLVADDEEVLPTAQELAARLAAGPTVAYGAIKRQLSIADAGTLADALAAEAQAQSICGATADHRSATMAFVNKQKPVFEGH
- a CDS encoding DNA-3-methyladenine glycosylase I; this translates as MTDLVIGADGLPRCAWGASTPDYAVYHDTEWGRPVRGDDALYERMTLEAFQSGLSWLTILRKRPAFRQAFDGFRIESVAAFTEADVARLLADAGIVRNRAKIEAAVANARAALDLPDGLSALLWSFVPPPRSARPTSFAEVPALTAESTAMAKALKKRGFRFVGPTTAYALMQATGMVDDHLAGCHVSAPEAT
- a CDS encoding sterol desaturase family protein; amino-acid sequence: MKDFPDVITWSIPAFLLLIVLERISYLIHRDDDEVGYGAADTATSLAMGLGSVFTDLLWKVPVAAAYALLYTLTPLRLAEMWWTWPLILLGQDFCYYWSHRGHHVIRILWASHVVHHSSQRFNLSTALRQPWTGLTSWVFYIPLILAGVHPAVLAFCGSLNLLYQFWIHTERIDRLPRWYEFVFNTPSHHRVHHASQGGYLDRNFGGILIVWDRLFGTFAPERERCVYGLTKNIATYNPVRVAFHEYAAIARDVRAATSWRNRAGHLFGTPGWQPEPAVAAQDPAVTAPASATPPAPATTR
- a CDS encoding SRPBCC family protein → MRAEDGAENLREAAQPGAAEVTATVIVRAPAERVFAALTAWERQSDWIPFTRVRVVEGDGGEGSLVEAVTAVGPAALRDEMRVVRVDAPYEVGVVHCGKLLRGPGVLRCTPLAGDRTQVVWHEWFHLPGGAAGRVVWPLLWPGSKVGLTQALKRFGRMVEQGRLP
- a CDS encoding DivIVA domain-containing protein, with the translated sequence MGQVLLLLVVALTVAAVVFGVTVLVTGRDPGLAPAEPDGKAVPLPGTRPLRESDIGEVRFDTALRGYRMAQVDQAMRRAAYDIGYKSELIGVLEAEVAALREGRTAEADALRSAREKAAGAQPAPPDAAALPPADPADRTGAPAAAAVAGANGAAPPPGGGSGPDADAAGTGQLGEHGPVVRSESA
- the folP gene encoding dihydropteroate synthase, with amino-acid sequence MAGALRLGGRTFGPGDLVVMAIVNRTPDSFFDRGATFALDSALRAVERAVADGADIIDIGGVKAGPGAEVDATEEIRRTVDTIAAVRAAFPDVVISIDTWRAEVAVEAVAAGADLLNDTWSGADPALARVAAETGAGLVCSHAGGLTPRTRPHRAAFDDVVADVVATVTGLAERAVTLGVRRDGILIDPAHDFGKNTRHSLEITRRLDELTDTGWPLLVALSNKDFVGETLDLPVAERLEGTLAATAISAWLGARVFRAHQVRPTRRVLDMVASIRGDRPPTLTRRGLA